A single Pedobacter sp. PACM 27299 DNA region contains:
- a CDS encoding fasciclin domain-containing protein produces the protein MIFKEKRKYRNKTLMILAIGMQILLLASCKHDDLTIAEPNENIRPAADFVKNNYEMRLFYAAIKKAGYVDELNGTGPFTILAPTDEAFNRMGVYSPSDFDKMNQDSLKKVIGYHLMPRKLRVSDIPNNGIDVRYATLAGSDLYVSRASTNPNGGAENELYFSGSEVLRQDVVLANGTLHVLDNVMKPNFNKTVQAWLAGHPDYSVFVSGLKKFNLWDQLAGTAEFTVFAPNNEALKNVGITAASLNAMDVSKYQGELLFGVYLLYDRHFFVSDTQVFARINSNASFDYYLKNSSYYMTFGGGKLYPTFKLGYGISLRNDGPTGSLINSATSTIVAKNDNLCSNGLVHHLADGMVKPEQAIKK, from the coding sequence ATGATTTTCAAGGAAAAAAGAAAATATAGGAATAAAACGCTGATGATACTGGCCATAGGAATGCAAATCTTATTGCTGGCTTCCTGTAAGCATGATGATTTAACGATTGCTGAACCGAACGAAAACATCCGTCCGGCAGCAGATTTTGTTAAGAACAACTATGAAATGCGCTTGTTTTATGCGGCCATTAAAAAAGCAGGCTATGTGGATGAGCTCAATGGAACAGGGCCTTTTACCATATTGGCACCTACCGATGAAGCCTTCAATAGGATGGGGGTTTATAGCCCTTCAGATTTTGATAAAATGAACCAGGATAGCCTGAAAAAGGTGATTGGGTACCATTTGATGCCTCGGAAATTGAGGGTGAGCGATATTCCAAATAATGGAATTGATGTGCGTTATGCCACTTTAGCTGGCAGCGACCTGTATGTTTCCAGAGCTTCAACCAACCCAAATGGAGGTGCAGAAAATGAACTGTATTTTTCTGGATCTGAGGTGCTGCGACAAGATGTGGTGCTGGCCAATGGAACCCTGCATGTGCTGGACAACGTGATGAAACCTAATTTCAATAAAACCGTACAAGCCTGGCTGGCCGGACATCCGGATTACAGCGTGTTTGTAAGCGGTTTAAAGAAGTTTAACTTATGGGATCAGCTCGCCGGAACAGCAGAATTCACCGTTTTTGCGCCCAATAATGAAGCCCTTAAAAATGTAGGCATTACCGCTGCTTCCTTAAATGCAATGGATGTCAGCAAATACCAGGGAGAGCTGCTTTTTGGAGTTTACCTTTTATACGACAGACACTTTTTTGTGTCCGATACTCAGGTGTTCGCCAGGATCAATTCGAATGCCTCATTTGACTACTATCTAAAGAACAGCAGCTATTATATGACCTTCGGAGGCGGAAAACTATATCCCACTTTTAAACTGGGTTATGGAATAAGCTTACGTAATGATGGACCAACAGGTAGTCTTATCAACTCAGCGACCAGCACCATCGTCGCGAAAAATGACAATTTATGTAGCAATGGGCTTGTGCATCACCTGGCTGATGGAATGGTTAAACCAGAACAAGCGATAAAAAAATAA
- a CDS encoding fasciclin domain-containing protein, giving the protein MAHLYKKNALFSLMLMTILGTSCSKDDQQNSEYDNNKINLVIADNFNLSTFSAVLKRSGLDKSLQQGAGPYTALVPSDAAFSTAGYEGPVGVMTANPTLISRIANYHTLDGKYELNKLPFLFNQELRSRGGKLYATHWIKGQDTILTLNGSRVISQNIPASNGLIQVVNRVLSPYLHDLLGDAIAAEASTTLFAQALRSSGLLQTIDGAGPYTIFAPDNNAMQQMGYGSIEQISHTDPAELKRFVNYHVVKDRRFIYDYILSTGPSNMSLQAMLDGNSVTMYLVPDENIEGSFKGITLKGIGNTNQINLLKQDILSGNGVLHIIDGALRITQ; this is encoded by the coding sequence ATGGCACATTTATATAAAAAGAACGCCTTATTTTCTTTGATGCTGATGACCATTTTGGGTACGTCATGCAGTAAAGATGACCAGCAAAATAGCGAATACGATAATAACAAGATCAACCTGGTAATCGCCGATAACTTTAACCTTTCGACATTCAGCGCGGTGTTAAAACGTAGTGGTTTAGATAAATCCTTACAGCAGGGTGCCGGGCCTTATACGGCATTGGTACCTTCAGATGCTGCCTTTAGTACTGCGGGTTACGAAGGACCAGTAGGGGTGATGACCGCCAATCCAACCCTCATTTCGCGGATTGCGAACTACCATACGCTGGATGGAAAGTATGAACTGAACAAGCTCCCTTTCCTGTTTAATCAGGAATTACGCTCCCGCGGAGGTAAGTTATATGCCACACACTGGATCAAAGGACAGGACACCATCCTGACCCTGAATGGCTCCAGAGTGATTTCGCAGAATATCCCGGCTTCCAATGGATTGATCCAGGTGGTAAACCGGGTATTGAGCCCGTACTTACATGATCTATTGGGCGATGCCATCGCTGCAGAAGCCAGTACCACACTTTTTGCCCAAGCTTTAAGAAGTTCTGGTCTGCTGCAAACCATCGATGGAGCAGGTCCTTACACGATTTTTGCCCCCGATAATAACGCCATGCAGCAAATGGGTTATGGAAGTATTGAACAAATCAGCCATACCGATCCGGCAGAGCTGAAGCGTTTCGTAAACTACCATGTGGTAAAAGACAGGCGCTTTATCTACGATTATATTTTAAGTACCGGGCCTTCCAATATGAGTTTACAAGCCATGCTGGATGGTAATTCTGTAACAATGTACCTGGTACCAGATGAAAACATCGAAGGAAGTTTTAAAGGAATTACCCTGAAGGGAATCGGAAATACAAACCAGATCAACCTGCTGAAACAAGACATCCTTTCTGGAAATGGGGTATTACATATTATTGATGGCGCTTTGCGAATTACCCAATAA